A segment of the Siphonobacter curvatus genome:
AGGTCTACTTTATTGACAACGAAGACTATTTCCACCGGAAATCAGTATTCTTCGATAAAGACGAGAAATTCTACGATGATAACGACGAACGGGCCATTTTCTTTTGCAAAGGCGTGATTGAAACCGTTCGAAAATTAGGCTGGTCTCCCGATATCGTTCACTGTAACGACTGGATGACGGCTTTGATTCCGCTGTATCTGAAAACGACCTACCGCAATGATCCCATGTTTAAGGACACGAAGTCGGTATTTTCAGTCTACAACAACCCCTTTAGTTACAAATTTACTGAAGAGCTGCTCGACAAGGTGAAAGCCATGGACATCGAAGATGACATGTTATCCAGCCTGAGCTCGCTCGATTACGATGGCTTTATTAAAATTGGTGCTCAGTACGCCGATGTCGTCGTAAAAGCGGAGGAAGATTACAGCGAAAGCGTTAATCAAATTCTGAATGACATTCCTGATAAGAAGGTAGAATTACCCGAAGAACAGGAAGAAATGTCCGATAAATTTTACTCCCTTTACACGGAGTTAATGAGTTAGGAAGAAGGGATGATCTCCTAAAACAGGCTAGCCGCCCGTCGTAAGACAGGCGGCTTTTTTTGTGTCTTCTTCGCAGGAAATGATAACTTTTTATGAAGTAAAGTGATACGTAAAGACAGGCATTTTTCTGTGCAATGAATTAGCAATTAGAAGGATGTGTTTACGGTCCTTTTGGGCAGTTGAAAGTATTGATAAAAGGTAGTGTTAAGCAACAAAATGGAAGTGTATCTTTGCCCCCCCCCCCCTTTAAAATTGTCCATTTTACCTCCATTGAAATGATTTTACCTTTACCTACCCGTATCCCTTTAGATAACTTTATACGTCTACATTTTTTCACTATTAAAAGACGTACTC
Coding sequences within it:
- a CDS encoding glycogen/starch synthase, which encodes MSKLRILYVASEINPFLQITDVAEYVRKLPQAMQERGMEIRILVPRFGLINERKNRLHEVVRLSGINISVGDDEKPLVIKVASVPSAKLQVYFIDNEDYFHRKSVFFDKDEKFYDDNDERAIFFCKGVIETVRKLGWSPDIVHCNDWMTALIPLYLKTTYRNDPMFKDTKSVFSVYNNPFSYKFTEELLDKVKAMDIEDDMLSSLSSLDYDGFIKIGAQYADVVVKAEEDYSESVNQILNDIPDKKVELPEEQEEMSDKFYSLYTELMS